In one Papio anubis isolate 15944 chromosome 11, Panubis1.0, whole genome shotgun sequence genomic region, the following are encoded:
- the ATOH7 gene encoding protein atonal homolog 7: protein MKSCKPGGPLAGARVAPPCAGGAECAGTCSGAGRLESAARRRLAANARERRRMQGLNTAFDRLRRVVPQWGQDKKLSKYETLQMALSYIMALTRILAEAERFGSERDWVGLHCEHFGRDHYLQFPGAKLPGESELYSQRLFGFQPEPFQMAT from the coding sequence ATGAAGTCCTGCAAACCCGGCGGCCCGCTGGCGGGAGCGCGCGTTGCACCCCCGTGCGCGGGCGGCGCCGAGTGCGCGGGCACGTGCTCCGGGGCCGGGCGGCTGGAGAGCGCGGCGCGCAGGCGCCTGGCGGCCAACGCGCGCGAGCGCCGCCGCATGCAGGGGCTCAACACGGCCTTCGACCGCTTACGGAGGGTGGTTCCCCAGTGGGGCCAGGATAAAAAGCTGTCCAAGTACGAGACCCTGCAGATGGCGCTGAGCTACATCATGGCTCTGACCCGGATCCTGGCCGAGGCCGAGCGATTCGGCTCGGAGCGGGACTGGGTGGGTCTCCACTGTGAGCACTTCGGCCGCGACCACTACCTCCAGTTCCCGGGCGCGAAGCTGCCTGGCGAGAGCGAGCTGTACAGCCAGAGACTCTTCGGCTTCCAGCCCGAGCCCTTCCAGATGGCCACCTAG